A window of the Cucurbita pepo subsp. pepo cultivar mu-cu-16 chromosome LG01, ASM280686v2, whole genome shotgun sequence genome harbors these coding sequences:
- the LOC111788241 gene encoding uncharacterized protein LOC111788241 isoform X3 yields the protein MACSVYKGMVPPRASDPGWAHGIMVNGGRQKIKCKYCNKVMLGGGISRLKQHLAGERGNVTPCEEVPEEVKVQIRQLLGFKVLAKLKRLNKGSKNAASCFPRREEIADGVHRVQNTRRRSFQRKGKEVLESVTKKAKRKKKHPFPTSFVAQSVNQNTSTIESIEQADRAVARFIYQAGIPISAVSTQHFQQMADAIAAVGPGYKMPTCHSLMGKLLDRSVQDVGEYVEELRKSWEVTGCSVLVDRWMDRTGSGVINFFVYCPRGTMFLKSVDLSEISESPEGLLSLFDSIVQEVGLKNIVNFVTDTSPLFKAAGILLVKKHKTFFSSVCAAHCVELILEEIEKMEEVKEVVGKAKRIVQFIYNDVWVLNQIKKRSGGREIIQLASSRYFSIFLTLQNIFSLKNHICQMFTSGAWMQSNLSKSGAGLEVAKITADPIFWSKCDHITMGTKPLLSVLQFLESEEKPSAGFIYDAFEKAKNSVMLAFNQKESVYLPYLKAIDHVLLKEFQSSLHLAAYYLNPSIFYSPTFVPSKVIQKGLLDCIEALEPDITSQVMITNNINFYEEAVGDFGRPVALHGRDSLAPATWWSLYGTDYPDLQRLAVRILSQSCTIIQCRKSLSVFKYIYSKKKNRLEKQKMNDLAFAHYNLQLQERRLETCKARCSIDALDPVFLETIGANMEDWVEDVEALEDEHQRWVDMKATSQ from the exons ATGGCTTGTTCTGTTTATAAG GGTATGGTACCTCCACGAGCTTCTGATCCTGGTTGGGCTCATGGAATTATGGTCAATGGGGGTCGTCAGAAGATTAAATGTAAATACTGTAATAAAGTTATGCTTGGGGGTGGCATATCCAGACTAAAGCAACATCTTGCTGGGGAAAGAGGAAATGTAACTCCTTGTGAGGAAGTTCCAGAAGAAGTTAAGGTGCAGATTCGACAACTTTTAGGTTTTAAAGTTTTGGCAAAGCTGAAACGGCTGAATAAGGGTAGCAAAAATGCAGCATCCTGCTTCCCGAGAAGGGAAGAAATAGCTGATGGGGTACACCGAGTTCAGAATACTCGACGACGCTCTTTCCAGAGAAAGGGAAAGGAGGTATTGGAAAGTGTTACTAAGAaagcaaaaaggaaaaagaaacaccCTTTTCCAACATCTTTTGTCGCTCAATCTGTTAACCAGAACACCTCGACAATAGAAAGCATAGAACAAGCTGATAGGGCTGTTGCCAGATTTATATACCAAGCTGGTATACCTATTAGTGCAGTAAGCACACAACATTTCCAACAAATGGCTGATGCCATTGCTGCTGTAGGCCCTGGTTATAAGATGCCTACCTGTCATTCTTTGATGGGTAAATTGCTCGACAGAAGTGTCCAGGACGTTGGGGAGTATGTTGAAGAGTTGAGAAAGTCTTGGGAGGTTACAGGGTGCTCAGTCTTGGTTGATAGGTGGATGGATAGAACTGGTTCTGGAGTCATAAACTTTTTTGTCTATTGTCCCAGGGGTACCATGTTCCTTAAGTCTGTTGATTTATCAGAAATATCAGAATCACCGGAAGGGCTTCTAAGTTTATTTGACAGCATTGTTCAAGAAGTTGGACTGAAGAATATCGTCAATTTTGTAACAGATACTTCTCCCTTGTTTAAAGCTGCAGGTATACTCTTGGTCAAAAAACACAAGACATTTTTCTCAAGTGTTTGTGCTGCACATTGTGTGGAGTTAATCCTCGAGGAAattgagaaaatggaagaagtaAAAGAGGTTGTTGGGAAAGCAAAGAGGATAGTTCAGTTCATATACAACGATGTCTGGGTCCTAAATCAGATAAAAAAGAGAAGTGGTGGAAGAGAGATTATTCAGCTTGCATCTTCAAGATATTTCTCCATCTTCTTGACtcttcaaaacattttttctttgaaaaaccATATTTGTCAGATGTTCACCAGTGGTGCTTGGATGCAGTCAAATTTATCGAAGTCCGGGGCTGGACTTGAG GTGGCAAAGATCACAGCCGATCCAATCTTCTGGTCAAAGTGTGATCATATTACGATGGGAACAAAACCCTTACTTTCTGTGCTGCAATTTCTTGAATCAGAGGAGAAGCCATCTGCCGGGTTTATATATGATGCATTTGAAAAAGCAAAGAACAGTGTCATGCTCGCTTTCAACCAGAAGGAATCTGTCTACTTGCCATATTTGAAAGCCATTGACCATGTTTTGCTGAAGGAATTTCAGAGCTCTCTTCATTTGGCTGCATACTACCTAAATCCATCGATATTCTATAGTCCTACATTCGTACCCAGCAAAGTTATTCAAAAGGGTTTACTTGATTGCATTGAAGCCTTAGAGCCAGATATAACATCCCAGGTTATGATTACAAACAACATAAACTTCTATGAGGAAGCTGTTGGAGATTTTGGGCGGCCAGTGGCATTACATGGTCGAGATTCATTGGCCCCAG CTACTTGGTGGTCATTGTATGGAACTGATTACCCGGATTTACAACGCTTGGCCGTTAGGATATTGAGTCAGAGCTGCACCATTATACAATGTCGTAAAAGCTTGAGTGTGTTCAAATATATCtattcaaagaagaagaaccggCTTGAAAAGCAGAAGATGAATGACCTTGCATTTGCTCATTATAACTTGCAACTCCAGGAGAG GAGACTGGAGACTTGTAAAGCAAGGTGCTCAATAGATGCACTTGATCCTGTTTTTTTGGAAACCATTGGTGCGAACATGGAAGATTGGGTGGAGGATGTTGAGGCGTTGGAGGATGAGCACCAGAGGTGGGTGGATATGAAGGCCACTAGTCAGTAG
- the LOC111782233 gene encoding protein phosphatase 1 regulatory subunit INH3-like isoform X2, producing the protein MARAPTTAAGALTSSSPSLTTTVVLANGSSSSHSQPPETLVLRLNRKKKKVSWKEGTVDNEFMQKKSSKKCCIFHKQKPFDEDDSDQEDDHGHNHHHGNESPCCSRGNGGDSSSRVS; encoded by the exons ATGGCTAGGGCACCGACGACCGCCGCCGGAGCATTAACGTCGTCTTCCCCTTCCCTCACAAC CACCGTCGTCTTGGCCAACGGATCCTCTTCCTCCCACTCCCAGCCACCCGAAACCCTAGTTCTCCGTCTCAatcggaagaagaagaaggtctCGTGGAAGGAAGGCACCGTCGACAACGAGTTCATGCAGAAGAAGAGCTCCAAGAAGTGCTGTATATTCCACAAGCAGAAGCCCTTTGACGAGGACGACAGCGACCAGGAGGATGACCATGGGCATAATCATCACCACGGGAATGAAAGCCCTTGCTGCTCTAGGGGAAACGGCGGGGACTCTTCAAGTAGAGTCAGTTGA
- the LOC111788241 gene encoding uncharacterized protein LOC111788241 isoform X4 gives MVPPRASDPGWAHGIMVNGGRQKIKCKYCNKVMLGGGISRLKQHLAGERGNVTPCEEVPEEVKVQIRQLLGFKVLAKLKRLNKGSKNAASCFPRREEIADGVHRVQNTRRRSFQRKGKEVLESVTKKAKRKKKHPFPTSFVAQSVNQNTSTIESIEQADRAVARFIYQAGIPISAVSTQHFQQMADAIAAVGPGYKMPTCHSLMGKLLDRSVQDVGEYVEELRKSWEVTGCSVLVDRWMDRTGSGVINFFVYCPRGTMFLKSVDLSEISESPEGLLSLFDSIVQEVGLKNIVNFVTDTSPLFKAAGILLVKKHKTFFSSVCAAHCVELILEEIEKMEEVKEVVGKAKRIVQFIYNDVWVLNQIKKRSGGREIIQLASSRYFSIFLTLQNIFSLKNHICQMFTSGAWMQSNLSKSGAGLEVAKITADPIFWSKCDHITMGTKPLLSVLQFLESEEKPSAGFIYDAFEKAKNSVMLAFNQKESVYLPYLKAIDHVLLKEFQSSLHLAAYYLNPSIFYSPTFVPSKVIQKGLLDCIEALEPDITSQVMITNNINFYEEAVGDFGRPVALHGRDSLAPATWWSLYGTDYPDLQRLAVRILSQSCTIIQCRKSLSVFKYIYSKKKNRLEKQKMNDLAFAHYNLQLQERRLETCKARCSIDALDPVFLETIGANMEDWVEDVEALEDEHQRWVDMKATSQ, from the exons ATGGTACCTCCACGAGCTTCTGATCCTGGTTGGGCTCATGGAATTATGGTCAATGGGGGTCGTCAGAAGATTAAATGTAAATACTGTAATAAAGTTATGCTTGGGGGTGGCATATCCAGACTAAAGCAACATCTTGCTGGGGAAAGAGGAAATGTAACTCCTTGTGAGGAAGTTCCAGAAGAAGTTAAGGTGCAGATTCGACAACTTTTAGGTTTTAAAGTTTTGGCAAAGCTGAAACGGCTGAATAAGGGTAGCAAAAATGCAGCATCCTGCTTCCCGAGAAGGGAAGAAATAGCTGATGGGGTACACCGAGTTCAGAATACTCGACGACGCTCTTTCCAGAGAAAGGGAAAGGAGGTATTGGAAAGTGTTACTAAGAaagcaaaaaggaaaaagaaacaccCTTTTCCAACATCTTTTGTCGCTCAATCTGTTAACCAGAACACCTCGACAATAGAAAGCATAGAACAAGCTGATAGGGCTGTTGCCAGATTTATATACCAAGCTGGTATACCTATTAGTGCAGTAAGCACACAACATTTCCAACAAATGGCTGATGCCATTGCTGCTGTAGGCCCTGGTTATAAGATGCCTACCTGTCATTCTTTGATGGGTAAATTGCTCGACAGAAGTGTCCAGGACGTTGGGGAGTATGTTGAAGAGTTGAGAAAGTCTTGGGAGGTTACAGGGTGCTCAGTCTTGGTTGATAGGTGGATGGATAGAACTGGTTCTGGAGTCATAAACTTTTTTGTCTATTGTCCCAGGGGTACCATGTTCCTTAAGTCTGTTGATTTATCAGAAATATCAGAATCACCGGAAGGGCTTCTAAGTTTATTTGACAGCATTGTTCAAGAAGTTGGACTGAAGAATATCGTCAATTTTGTAACAGATACTTCTCCCTTGTTTAAAGCTGCAGGTATACTCTTGGTCAAAAAACACAAGACATTTTTCTCAAGTGTTTGTGCTGCACATTGTGTGGAGTTAATCCTCGAGGAAattgagaaaatggaagaagtaAAAGAGGTTGTTGGGAAAGCAAAGAGGATAGTTCAGTTCATATACAACGATGTCTGGGTCCTAAATCAGATAAAAAAGAGAAGTGGTGGAAGAGAGATTATTCAGCTTGCATCTTCAAGATATTTCTCCATCTTCTTGACtcttcaaaacattttttctttgaaaaaccATATTTGTCAGATGTTCACCAGTGGTGCTTGGATGCAGTCAAATTTATCGAAGTCCGGGGCTGGACTTGAG GTGGCAAAGATCACAGCCGATCCAATCTTCTGGTCAAAGTGTGATCATATTACGATGGGAACAAAACCCTTACTTTCTGTGCTGCAATTTCTTGAATCAGAGGAGAAGCCATCTGCCGGGTTTATATATGATGCATTTGAAAAAGCAAAGAACAGTGTCATGCTCGCTTTCAACCAGAAGGAATCTGTCTACTTGCCATATTTGAAAGCCATTGACCATGTTTTGCTGAAGGAATTTCAGAGCTCTCTTCATTTGGCTGCATACTACCTAAATCCATCGATATTCTATAGTCCTACATTCGTACCCAGCAAAGTTATTCAAAAGGGTTTACTTGATTGCATTGAAGCCTTAGAGCCAGATATAACATCCCAGGTTATGATTACAAACAACATAAACTTCTATGAGGAAGCTGTTGGAGATTTTGGGCGGCCAGTGGCATTACATGGTCGAGATTCATTGGCCCCAG CTACTTGGTGGTCATTGTATGGAACTGATTACCCGGATTTACAACGCTTGGCCGTTAGGATATTGAGTCAGAGCTGCACCATTATACAATGTCGTAAAAGCTTGAGTGTGTTCAAATATATCtattcaaagaagaagaaccggCTTGAAAAGCAGAAGATGAATGACCTTGCATTTGCTCATTATAACTTGCAACTCCAGGAGAG GAGACTGGAGACTTGTAAAGCAAGGTGCTCAATAGATGCACTTGATCCTGTTTTTTTGGAAACCATTGGTGCGAACATGGAAGATTGGGTGGAGGATGTTGAGGCGTTGGAGGATGAGCACCAGAGGTGGGTGGATATGAAGGCCACTAGTCAGTAG
- the LOC111788241 gene encoding uncharacterized protein LOC111788241 isoform X1: MEESEELLTDMKFKEKRGMVPPRASDPGWAHGIMVNGGRQKIKCKYCNKVMLGGGISRLKQHLAGERGNVTPCEEVPEEVKVQIRQLLGFKVLAKLKRLNKGSKNAASCFPRREEIADGVHRVQNTRRRSFQRKGKEVLESVTKKAKRKKKHPFPTSFVAQSVNQNTSTIESIEQADRAVARFIYQAGIPISAVSTQHFQQMADAIAAVGPGYKMPTCHSLMGKLLDRSVQDVGEYVEELRKSWEVTGCSVLVDRWMDRTGSGVINFFVYCPRGTMFLKSVDLSEISESPEGLLSLFDSIVQEVGLKNIVNFVTDTSPLFKAAGILLVKKHKTFFSSVCAAHCVELILEEIEKMEEVKEVVGKAKRIVQFIYNDVWVLNQIKKRSGGREIIQLASSRYFSIFLTLQNIFSLKNHICQMFTSGAWMQSNLSKSGAGLEVAKITADPIFWSKCDHITMGTKPLLSVLQFLESEEKPSAGFIYDAFEKAKNSVMLAFNQKESVYLPYLKAIDHVLLKEFQSSLHLAAYYLNPSIFYSPTFVPSKVIQKGLLDCIEALEPDITSQVMITNNINFYEEAVGDFGRPVALHGRDSLAPATWWSLYGTDYPDLQRLAVRILSQSCTIIQCRKSLSVFKYIYSKKKNRLEKQKMNDLAFAHYNLQLQERRLETCKARCSIDALDPVFLETIGANMEDWVEDVEALEDEHQRWVDMKATSQ, encoded by the exons ATGGAGGAGTCTGAGGAGCTTCTCACAGATATGAAATTCAAGGAAAAACGA GGTATGGTACCTCCACGAGCTTCTGATCCTGGTTGGGCTCATGGAATTATGGTCAATGGGGGTCGTCAGAAGATTAAATGTAAATACTGTAATAAAGTTATGCTTGGGGGTGGCATATCCAGACTAAAGCAACATCTTGCTGGGGAAAGAGGAAATGTAACTCCTTGTGAGGAAGTTCCAGAAGAAGTTAAGGTGCAGATTCGACAACTTTTAGGTTTTAAAGTTTTGGCAAAGCTGAAACGGCTGAATAAGGGTAGCAAAAATGCAGCATCCTGCTTCCCGAGAAGGGAAGAAATAGCTGATGGGGTACACCGAGTTCAGAATACTCGACGACGCTCTTTCCAGAGAAAGGGAAAGGAGGTATTGGAAAGTGTTACTAAGAaagcaaaaaggaaaaagaaacaccCTTTTCCAACATCTTTTGTCGCTCAATCTGTTAACCAGAACACCTCGACAATAGAAAGCATAGAACAAGCTGATAGGGCTGTTGCCAGATTTATATACCAAGCTGGTATACCTATTAGTGCAGTAAGCACACAACATTTCCAACAAATGGCTGATGCCATTGCTGCTGTAGGCCCTGGTTATAAGATGCCTACCTGTCATTCTTTGATGGGTAAATTGCTCGACAGAAGTGTCCAGGACGTTGGGGAGTATGTTGAAGAGTTGAGAAAGTCTTGGGAGGTTACAGGGTGCTCAGTCTTGGTTGATAGGTGGATGGATAGAACTGGTTCTGGAGTCATAAACTTTTTTGTCTATTGTCCCAGGGGTACCATGTTCCTTAAGTCTGTTGATTTATCAGAAATATCAGAATCACCGGAAGGGCTTCTAAGTTTATTTGACAGCATTGTTCAAGAAGTTGGACTGAAGAATATCGTCAATTTTGTAACAGATACTTCTCCCTTGTTTAAAGCTGCAGGTATACTCTTGGTCAAAAAACACAAGACATTTTTCTCAAGTGTTTGTGCTGCACATTGTGTGGAGTTAATCCTCGAGGAAattgagaaaatggaagaagtaAAAGAGGTTGTTGGGAAAGCAAAGAGGATAGTTCAGTTCATATACAACGATGTCTGGGTCCTAAATCAGATAAAAAAGAGAAGTGGTGGAAGAGAGATTATTCAGCTTGCATCTTCAAGATATTTCTCCATCTTCTTGACtcttcaaaacattttttctttgaaaaaccATATTTGTCAGATGTTCACCAGTGGTGCTTGGATGCAGTCAAATTTATCGAAGTCCGGGGCTGGACTTGAG GTGGCAAAGATCACAGCCGATCCAATCTTCTGGTCAAAGTGTGATCATATTACGATGGGAACAAAACCCTTACTTTCTGTGCTGCAATTTCTTGAATCAGAGGAGAAGCCATCTGCCGGGTTTATATATGATGCATTTGAAAAAGCAAAGAACAGTGTCATGCTCGCTTTCAACCAGAAGGAATCTGTCTACTTGCCATATTTGAAAGCCATTGACCATGTTTTGCTGAAGGAATTTCAGAGCTCTCTTCATTTGGCTGCATACTACCTAAATCCATCGATATTCTATAGTCCTACATTCGTACCCAGCAAAGTTATTCAAAAGGGTTTACTTGATTGCATTGAAGCCTTAGAGCCAGATATAACATCCCAGGTTATGATTACAAACAACATAAACTTCTATGAGGAAGCTGTTGGAGATTTTGGGCGGCCAGTGGCATTACATGGTCGAGATTCATTGGCCCCAG CTACTTGGTGGTCATTGTATGGAACTGATTACCCGGATTTACAACGCTTGGCCGTTAGGATATTGAGTCAGAGCTGCACCATTATACAATGTCGTAAAAGCTTGAGTGTGTTCAAATATATCtattcaaagaagaagaaccggCTTGAAAAGCAGAAGATGAATGACCTTGCATTTGCTCATTATAACTTGCAACTCCAGGAGAG GAGACTGGAGACTTGTAAAGCAAGGTGCTCAATAGATGCACTTGATCCTGTTTTTTTGGAAACCATTGGTGCGAACATGGAAGATTGGGTGGAGGATGTTGAGGCGTTGGAGGATGAGCACCAGAGGTGGGTGGATATGAAGGCCACTAGTCAGTAG
- the LOC111782233 gene encoding protein phosphatase 1 regulatory subunit INH3-like isoform X1, which translates to MARAPTTAAGALTSSSPSLTTTVVLANGSSSSHSQPPETLVLRLNRKKKKVSWKEGTVDNEFMQKKSSKKCCIFHKQKPFDEDDSDQEDDHGHNHHHGNESPCCSRGNGGDSSSRVS; encoded by the exons ATGGCTAGGGCACCGACGACCGCCGCCGGAGCATTAACGTCGTC CTCCCCTTCCCTAACAACCACCGTCGTCTTGGCCAACGGATCCTCTTCCTCCCACTCCCAGCCACCCGAAACCCTAGTTCTCCGTCTCAatcggaagaagaagaaggtctCGTGGAAGGAAGGCACCGTCGACAACGAGTTCATGCAGAAGAAGAGCTCCAAGAAGTGCTGTATATTCCACAAGCAGAAGCCCTTTGACGAGGACGACAGCGACCAGGAGGATGACCATGGGCATAATCATCACCACGGGAATGAAAGCCCTTGCTGCTCTAGGGGAAACGGCGGGGACTCTTCAAGTAGAGTCAGTTGA
- the LOC111788241 gene encoding uncharacterized protein LOC111788241 isoform X2, whose amino-acid sequence MEESEELLTDMKFKEKRGMVPPRASDPGWAHGIMVNGGRQKIKCKYCNKVMLGGGISRLKQHLAGERGNVTPCEEVPEEVKVQIRQLLGFKVLAKLKRLNKGSKNAASCFPRREEIADGVHRVQNTRRRSFQRKGKEVLESVTKKAKRKKKHPFPTSFVAQSVNQNTSTIESIEQADRAVARFIYQAGIPISAVSTQHFQQMADAIAAVGPGYKMPTCHSLMGKLLDRSVQDVGEYVEELRKSWEVTGCSVLVDRWMDRTGSGVINFFVYCPRGTMFLKSVDLSEISESPEGLLSLFDSIVQEVGLKNIVNFVTDTSPLFKAAGILLVKKHKTFFSSVCAAHCVELILEEIEKMEEVKEVVGKAKRIVQFIYNDVWVLNQIKKRSGGREIIQLASSRYFSIFLTLQNIFSLKNHICQMFTSGAWIQSNLSKSGAGLEVAKITADPIFWSKCDHITMGTKPLLSVLQFLESEEKPSAGFIYDAFEKAKNSVMLAFNQKESVYLPYLKAIDHVLLKEFQSSLHLAAYYLNPSIFYSPTFVPSKVIQKGLLDCIEALEPDITSQVMITNNINFYEEAVGDFGRPVALHGRDSLAPATWWSLYGTDYPDLQRLAVRILSQSCTIIQCRKSLSVFKYIYSKKKNRLEKQKMNDLAFAHYNLQLQERRLETCKARCSIDALDPVFLETIGANMEDWVEDVEALEDEHQRWVDMKATSQ is encoded by the exons ATGGAGGAGTCTGAGGAGCTTCTCACAGATATGAAATTCAAGGAAAAACGA GGTATGGTACCTCCACGAGCTTCTGATCCTGGTTGGGCTCATGGAATTATGGTCAATGGGGGTCGTCAGAAGATTAAATGTAAATACTGTAATAAAGTTATGCTTGGGGGTGGCATATCCAGACTAAAGCAACATCTTGCTGGGGAAAGAGGAAATGTAACTCCTTGTGAGGAAGTTCCAGAAGAAGTTAAGGTGCAGATTCGACAACTTTTAGGTTTTAAAGTTTTGGCAAAGCTGAAACGGCTGAATAAGGGTAGCAAAAATGCAGCATCCTGCTTCCCGAGAAGGGAAGAAATAGCTGATGGGGTACACCGAGTTCAGAATACTCGACGACGCTCTTTCCAGAGAAAGGGAAAGGAGGTATTGGAAAGTGTTACTAAGAaagcaaaaaggaaaaagaaacaccCTTTTCCAACATCTTTTGTCGCTCAATCTGTTAACCAGAACACCTCGACAATAGAAAGCATAGAACAAGCTGATAGGGCTGTTGCCAGATTTATATACCAAGCTGGTATACCTATTAGTGCAGTAAGCACACAACATTTCCAACAAATGGCTGATGCCATTGCTGCTGTAGGCCCTGGTTATAAGATGCCTACCTGTCATTCTTTGATGGGTAAATTGCTCGACAGAAGTGTCCAGGACGTTGGGGAGTATGTTGAAGAGTTGAGAAAGTCTTGGGAGGTTACAGGGTGCTCAGTCTTGGTTGATAGGTGGATGGATAGAACTGGTTCTGGAGTCATAAACTTTTTTGTCTATTGTCCCAGGGGTACCATGTTCCTTAAGTCTGTTGATTTATCAGAAATATCAGAATCACCGGAAGGGCTTCTAAGTTTATTTGACAGCATTGTTCAAGAAGTTGGACTGAAGAATATCGTCAATTTTGTAACAGATACTTCTCCCTTGTTTAAAGCTGCAGGTATACTCTTGGTCAAAAAACACAAGACATTTTTCTCAAGTGTTTGTGCTGCACATTGTGTGGAGTTAATCCTCGAGGAAattgagaaaatggaagaagtaAAAGAGGTTGTTGGGAAAGCAAAGAGGATAGTTCAGTTCATATACAACGATGTCTGGGTCCTAAATCAGATAAAAAAGAGAAGTGGTGGAAGAGAGATTATTCAGCTTGCATCTTCAAGATATTTCTCCATCTTCTTGACtcttcaaaacattttttctttgaaaaaccATATTTGTCAGATGTTCACCAGTGGTGCTTGGAT ACAGTCAAATTTGTCGAAGTCCGGGGCTGGACTTGAGGTGGCAAAGATCACAGCCGATCCAATCTTCTGGTCAAAGTGTGATCATATTACGATGGGAACAAAACCCTTACTTTCTGTGCTGCAATTTCTTGAATCAGAGGAGAAGCCATCTGCCGGGTTTATATATGATGCATTTGAAAAAGCAAAGAACAGTGTCATGCTCGCTTTCAACCAGAAGGAATCTGTCTACTTGCCATATTTGAAAGCCATTGACCATGTTTTGCTGAAGGAATTTCAGAGCTCTCTTCATTTGGCTGCATACTACCTAAATCCATCGATATTCTATAGTCCTACATTCGTACCCAGCAAAGTTATTCAAAAGGGTTTACTTGATTGCATTGAAGCCTTAGAGCCAGATATAACATCCCAGGTTATGATTACAAACAACATAAACTTCTATGAGGAAGCTGTTGGAGATTTTGGGCGGCCAGTGGCATTACATGGTCGAGATTCATTGGCCCCAG CTACTTGGTGGTCATTGTATGGAACTGATTACCCGGATTTACAACGCTTGGCCGTTAGGATATTGAGTCAGAGCTGCACCATTATACAATGTCGTAAAAGCTTGAGTGTGTTCAAATATATCtattcaaagaagaagaaccggCTTGAAAAGCAGAAGATGAATGACCTTGCATTTGCTCATTATAACTTGCAACTCCAGGAGAG GAGACTGGAGACTTGTAAAGCAAGGTGCTCAATAGATGCACTTGATCCTGTTTTTTTGGAAACCATTGGTGCGAACATGGAAGATTGGGTGGAGGATGTTGAGGCGTTGGAGGATGAGCACCAGAGGTGGGTGGATATGAAGGCCACTAGTCAGTAG
- the LOC111782227 gene encoding protein EPIDERMAL PATTERNING FACTOR 1-like: protein MKKFSIVAHMSLLFGIFFIILMIGRSLDVTTRWDHMSYNAEDAHRTDGSLRQEEEKAKEVLGMELYPTGSSLPDCSHACGPCFPCKRVMVSFKCSVAESCPTVYRCMCKGKYYHVPSN from the exons atgaagaaattttCTATTGTAGCTCACATGTCTCTACTTTTCGGAATTTTCTTCATCATACTAATGATTGGTAGAAGTCTTGATGTAACAACTCGCTGGGATCACA TGAGCTACAATGCAGAAGATGCTCACAGAACAGATGGCAGCTTAAGGCAAGAGGAG GAAAAGGCTAAAGAAGTACTTGGTATGGAGTTATACCCTACAGGATCCAGCCTCCCAGACTGCTCCCATGCATGTGGACCATGTTTTCCGTGCAAAAGGGTGATGGTGAGCTTCAAATGCTCTGTTGCGGAGTCATGTCCAACTGTCTACAGATGCATGTGTAAAGGGAAATATTATCATGTACCATCCAATTGA